A section of the Styela clava chromosome 9, kaStyClav1.hap1.2, whole genome shotgun sequence genome encodes:
- the LOC120338960 gene encoding protein FAM227A-like, whose product MSHISRIASPMSLCEEDLFDVDKKVQSKIRLLEQLQKESPASFLVGTIGKINQRITNLDEELSKYESQLEIDSRTPEPQKRTESYAESYSPSMSIRGTTPSEKKYGADVEKQAPGTPRAKSSDAPRLVELQQFPGWNKKKCAPLPHSLQTNKVLDNVVAAQPDLKHKVAFRREFCRLLFSKMQESILQDGFWWFFLRKFHPDPINQGKLFKRISTNFVGLLLSAEIPKYRDLFFANYGTILAQSIYAAFCLAFPQSWRQFDEPAFKEMLAQVCGEWISGIPPPPRSYEKWNMAALEPDGMRKEEVIKKKKRPDHAAKSLGGRASSYSSAASTKTSSIRSPTGSQKTHGLRMHTAKSDAASCAHSPKLTPRVAELASEQNALSTITEEPLTSTTESTAGLRTKFIAPKSDSSCAAGRAMEFSRNVFNVYGRSPLLVQFSRQYGFEKKSFFDVLVQHSLIQTPPAKDAQTYQDIIYESRIKASAAAQSFKHIYEEDMKAHKSFCAKQREELQNFKKKTDKLLSKPRQVHYLSNLILMEMKNLEEDTNPVGATATVQAALSAESAD is encoded by the coding sequence atgtcaCACATCAGTAGGATCGCGTCTCCTATGAGCTTATGTGAAGAGGATTTATTCGATGTTGACAAAAAAGTACAAAGCAAAATTCGTCTTCTTGAACAATTACAAAAAGAATCGCCCGCTTCTTTTCTTGTTGGTACGATTGGAAAAATTAACCAAAGAATCACCAATCTTGATGAAGAATTATCAAAATATGAGAGCCAGCTTGAAATTGACAGTAGAACACCAGAGCCGCAAAAGAGAACTGAATCTTATGCTGAAAGCTATTCTCCCTCTATGAGCATTCGTGGAACAACTCCTTCAGAGAAAAAGTATGGTGCTGATGTAGAAAAACAAGCTCCTGGAACTCCAAGAGCAAAATCAAGTGACGCTCCTCGATTGGTTGAACTCCAGCAGTTCCCAGGATGGAATAAGAAGAAATGTGCTCCTCTACCGCATTCTCTACAAACTAACAAGGTGCTTGATAATGTTGTCGCTGCTCAACCAGATTTGAAACACAAAGTTGCGTTTCGTCGGGAGTTTTGCAGACTACTGTTTTCAAAAATGCAAGAATCGATACTGCAAGATGGTTTCTGGTGGTTTTTCTTGAGAAAATTTCATCCTGATCCAATCAACCAAGGCAAGCTCTTTAAAAGAATATCAACCAATTTTGTTGGTCTGTTACTCAGTGCTGAAATTCCGAAGTATAGAGATTTGTTTTTCGCTAATTATGGTACAATTCTGGCTCAATCAATTTATGCTGCTTTTTGCCTTGCATTTCCGCAGTCATGGAGGCAGTTTGACGAACCAGCGTTCAAGGAAATGTTAGCTCAAGTTTGCGGCGAATGGATTTCAGGTATTCCACCGCCACCTCGCTCTTATGAAAAATGGAATATGGCAGCTTTAGAGCCAGATGGGATGCGAAAGGAGGAAgttataaaaaagaaaaagagaCCTGATCATGCAGCCAAGTCTCTAGGTGGAAGAGCAAGTTCATACAGCTCCGCTGCTTCAACTAAAACATCGTCAATTCGATCACCGACTGGATCTCAAAAAACGCATGGATTAAGAATGCATACTGCTAAATCAGATGCTGCATCTTGTGCACATTCTCCTAAACTAACACCGCGTGTTGCGGAATTAGCATCTGAGCAAAATGCCCTTTCAACAATTACAGAAGAACCTTTGACATCAACCACTGAAAGCACTGCTGGATTAAGAACGAAGTTTATTGCACCAAAAAGCGATTCATCTTGTGCTGCTGGGCGTGCAATGGAGTTTTCAAGGAATGTCTTCAACGTGTATGGTCGCTCACCATTGCTTGTTCAATTTTCTCGTCAATATGGTTTCGAGAAAAAATCCTTTTTTGATGTATTAGTCCAGCATTCACTTATTCAAACACCACCAGCTAAAGATGCCCAAACCTATCAAGACATCATTTACGAGAGCAGAATTAAAGCATCCGCCGCAGCACAATCTTTCAAACATATTTACGAAGAAGACATGAAAGCTCACAAATCTTTTTGTGCAAAACAGCGAGAGgaattacaaaatttcaaaaagaaaacGGATAAATTATTGTCGAAGCCACGTCAAGTTCACTATCTTAGTAATCTCATCTTGATGGAAATGAAGAACTTAGAAGAAGATACGAATCCGGTTGGTGCCACTGCAACAGTTCAAGCTGCTTTATCTGCAGAATCAGCTGATTAA
- the LOC120338963 gene encoding malectin-like, with translation MWATESLVIPFTLALLCFIDITFANDVIYAVNAGGTQHVDSNGIQYIADPLKVGVASDYGQRFNIRRVSHNDQVLYQTERWHDESFSYDVPVKSDGDYVLVLKFSEVYFTGSEQKVFNVQLNNQHMIVQSLDIFDKVGHATAHDEIVPFSIKKGTLNVGTESSSFNNILTVEFLKGAADNPKICAFYLLKGKPEDVNQLPPLDLLNKAEEEEEEEEEESPDVGTRPDDKKTSYSDQAKREKLKSGPPAVNPYAEDNSSLVLPIIVAFCAFIPTLVCLCRL, from the coding sequence ATGTGGGCAACAGAATCTTTAGTTATACCATTTACTTTGGCACTATTGTGTTTCATTGATATTACGTTTGCAAATGATGTCATTTATGCAGTAAATGCAGGAGGAACACAGCATGTTGATTCAAATGGAATACAGTATATTGCCGATCCATTAAAAGTTGGAGTTGCAAGTGATTATGGTCAACGATTCAATATTAGAAGAGTTTCACATAATGATCAAGTTCTTTATCAAACTGAGAGATGGCATGATGAATCATTTAGTTACGATGTTCCAGTTAAAAGTGATGGTGATTACGTTTTGGTGCTTAAATTTTCTGAAGTTTATTTTACTGGATCAGAGCAAAAGGTATTTAACGTGCAACTCAATAATCAACATATGATTGTACAATCTCTGGATATTTTCGATAAAGTTGGCCACGCAACTGCACATGATGAAATCGTCCCTTTTTCCATTAAAAAAGGAACGTTGAATGTTGGAACTGAATCTTCAtctttcaataatattttgactGTGGAGTTTTTAAAAGGTGCTGCTGATAATCCAAAGATATGTGCATTCTATTTGTTGAAGGGAAAACCAGAAGATGTGAATCAGCTACCTCCTTTGGATCTTCTCAACAAGGCAGAGGAAGAGGAGGAAGAAGAAGAGGAAGAATCCCCTGATGTGGGAACCAGACCGGACGACAAGAAGACAAGTTATAGTGATCAAGCAAAGCGGGAGAAATTGAAATCTGGCCCTCCTGCTGTAAATCCTTATGCAGAAGACAATAGCAGCTTGGTTTTACCTATTATAGTTGCATTTTGTGCATTCATACCTACTCTTGTATGTCTATGTAGGCTTTGA
- the LOC120338964 gene encoding cell cycle checkpoint protein RAD1-like, which yields MDGTTLEDEDYTFLAKLGNARNLSHILKAIHFKDVATVFVTENGLKVTVEDAKCLQANAFIQATVFDEYDVHEEVNFCINLNVLQECLTIFGSSSIMTTSLKMVYGGYGSPLTLTLEEENITTDCSIKTQESEETLDFEFCAANVVNKIIMKADCLRDAFNELDHTSDVVEITMSPQKPYFRLSSSGYCGRTDNDIHKDSDMVEIFQCSEPQSNQYRLSLLKPSVKAVNLASKVCIRMDHRGFLSFQYMIKNESGQICFVEYYCCPDEKFDEEDV from the coding sequence atgGATGGCACAACGCTTGAAGATGAGGATTACACATTCCTAGCCAAACTTGGTAATGCAAGAAATCTTTCACACATTTTAAAAGCGATACATTTCAAAGATGTAGCAACTGTATTTGTAACAGAAAACGGTTTGAAAGTAACTGTAGAAGATGCGAAATGTTTGCAAGCTAATGCTTTCATTCAAGCAACTGTTTTTGATGAATATGATGTCCATGAAGAAGTAAACTTCTGTATCAATTTGAACGTTCTTCAAGAGTGTTTAACTATATTTGGAAGTAGTTCCATTATGACAACATCGTTAAAAATGGTTTATGGGGGATATGGTTCACCTCTTACTCTAACCTTAGAAGAAGAAAACATTACAACTGATTGTAGTATAAAGACGCAAGAGTCAGAAGAGACTCTAGATTTTGAATTCTGCGCTGCTAATGTtgttaataaaattataatgaaaGCTGATTGTCTGCGAGACGCTTTTAACGAGTTAGACCACACTTCTGATGTGGTTGAGATTACGATGTCTCCACAAAAACCATATTTCCGACTTTCAAGCTCAGGATATTGTGGACGAACAGATAATGATATTCATAAAGATTCTGATATGGTAGAAATCTTTCAATGCTCAGAGCCGCAGTCAAATCAGTACCGTTTATCCTTGCTAAAACCTTCCGTAAAAGCAGTTAATCTTGCAAGTAAAGTCTGTATAAGAATGGATCATCGTGGGTTTTTATCCTTCCAATACATGATCAAAAATGAAAGTGGACAAAtttgttttgttgaatattattgTTGTCCAGATGAAAAATTTGATGAAGAAGATGTTTGA